A genomic window from Vanessa cardui chromosome Z, ilVanCard2.1, whole genome shotgun sequence includes:
- the LOC124543242 gene encoding uncharacterized protein LOC124543242: MEPANPNDPNSASASSSSSNAPYPEMGIDDPADLHRILCIFKTLEAIIKPIKTQADIMRNRQYYLATHFHRYKFISGVAQVPKPFPTSGKPYYLRPYGYWVRDPEYDAPRPSMDCPIPFEIRDGLDPKVATENIRKLFKELDDILSKRKPTAPTDCEPEQDTAQPRFTSHDRMLYTPKDTQTPSDTPPDTPEGTQKDEEPEYNRKLLQLLKGMKM, encoded by the exons ATGGAGCCTGCAAATCCGAACG ATCCAAATTCTGCTTCagcgtcatcatcatcatccaatGCACCTTACCCTGAAATGGGCATTGACGATCCAGCAGATTTACATCGAATTCTCTGTATATTCAAAACTCTGGAAGCAATA ATCAAGCCGATAAAAACCCAAGCTGATATTATGCGAAACAGGCAATATTATTTGGCTACTCATTTTCATCGATACAAATTTATAAGCGGAGTCGCACAG GTACCAAAGCCGTTTCCGACATCCGGGAAACCTTATTACTTACGCCCTTATGGTTATTGGGTACGAGATCCAGAGTACGACGCTCCAA GACCCTCTATGGATTGCCCAATTCCGTTTGAAATAAGAGATGGATTGGACCCAAAAGTTGCGACTGAGAACATTCGCAAATTATTCAAAGAATTGGATGATATA CTAAGTAAGCGAAAACCTACGGCTCCAACTGACTGTGAACCTGAGCAAGACACAGCGCAGCCGCGATTCACATCGCATGACAGGATGCTTTATACACCGAAAGACACACAAACACCATCAGATACACCGCCAGATACACCGGAAGGTACACAAAAAGACGAAGAACCGGAATATAACAGAAAATTGTTACAG cTACTCAAAGGTATGAAGATGTAA
- the LOC124543139 gene encoding uncharacterized protein LOC124543139 gives MSNNDEQKEEAGGTEPFSSPQPLPDPNIICKALIAKLIDKNDGPSQPRLKRKSIPKKNNSGNGHRPASTIIEISDDESNTSSGPSSPAPPYAPRPFAKSNFLYEKKSKKKYKQEKEDWWRDDDVQREKRLPDTETDQTYSKP, from the exons atgagcaACAACGACGAGCAAAAGGAGGAAGCTGGGGGAACTGAACCATTTTCATCACCCCAACCTCTCCCGGATCCAAACATTATCTGCAAAGCATTG ATAGCTAAATTGATTGATAAAAATGACGGACCATCGCAACCCCGGTTGAAAAGAAAATCGATTCCAAAGAAGAACAATTCCGGAAATG GTCATCGCCCAGCTTCTACTATTATAGAAATTTCGGATGACGAGAGCAACA CGTCCTCGGGACCTTCGTCTCCAGCACCACCATACGCACCTCGACCTTTTGCAAAGAGCAACTTCTTATATGAAAAGAAATCCAAGAAGAAATACAAACAAGAG AAGGAAGATTGGTGGAGGGATGACGACGTTCAACGTGAGAAACGCTTGCCGGATACTGAAACTGACCAGACTTATAGTAAGCCTTAA
- the LOC124543211 gene encoding uncharacterized protein LOC124543211, with protein sequence MDKDHNEDQLFPEDTQPPEQDEINECLKKLKKLFIAIDAIVKSIMVTPEAGKETPENLELTLQTCKDSVMTRLVESVREYEDYIKSLKDADSKEPTEEDDFDQPD encoded by the exons ATGGATAAGGATCATAACGAGGATCAAT TGTTCCCAGAGGACACTCAGCCACCGGAGCAGGATGAAATAAACGAGTGTCTAAAGAAACTCAAAAAGTTGTTCATCGCCATAGACGCTATA GTAAAATCCATAATGGTCACTCCAGAAGCCGGTAAAGAGACGCCGGAAAATTTGGAACTCACTCTCCAAACATGTAAAGACAGTGTTATGACTAGG CTAGTCGAGTCTGTGAGGGAGTATGAAGATTATATTAAGTCGCTTAAAGATGCTGATTCGAAGGAGCCTACAGAAGAAGACGACTTTGATCAACCAGATTAA